The following DNA comes from Capsicum annuum cultivar UCD-10X-F1 unplaced genomic scaffold, UCD10Xv1.1 ctg1489, whole genome shotgun sequence.
GCAAATTATGCTTTTGGCCCACTTGaagatgatataattattaagcATAGACTTCTCACTCGCACAACAACCACTAGAGGTGAACCGCCATTGAAGAAACTTCAGAAAAAGTTTACTGCTTTTGCTTTGGAGGTAGAGAAAGAAGCTGATAACTATGGTGATTGTGAAAGACTCGCCAAAGCTTTCTTGCAAGAGCTAAATACATTTGAGATTCCGCTCCTAAAGAGCAAAGCAGTCATAGATGCAAATGTTAGAGAGAAGGAGAACTTCAATGACCTAAAAGATGAGATAAATGGGCAAATTTTACAAGCTCAGGCTGAAATAGAAGATCTCAAGAGGCAACTTGAAGAAAGCAAGAAAGAGAGGCAGCACAAAGAAGAGTGTGAGTCTATCAGGAAGTTGGTTGCTATGCAGCCTCCAAGATCTGAAACTCAGAAGGTTATTACAGAGCTTGAGAAAGAGATAGCAATGTTGGGCACTGAGAATACTGCTAGTTCAAGAACATTGGAGCTTCGTAAAAAGCAATTTGCTCTTCTATTGCACGTGGTATGTATCGTTCTATAAAGTCTGTATCCTATTTCTGCAGGGAGTTCTAGCTAGATTCTTAATTTCTTCTGTTGAATTATGGTAGCTAAAATATGCTTTATGAGCTAAAGAGAACTGACATAACGCACTAATAAGCGACAGGTCCACAACTTCTTTAGAGAAATACTGGATAATTCTCCGTCACTTTGGATTCAGATTTTGCATACTTAATGTACTTTAAACCTGTAAAATCGGGAAGAGACATTCTCTTTACCTGACTTTCCCTATTGGTATTAATGTCAACtctctaattttaataaaactgATGGAGAAACTCTGGTCAATTCATTTGGAGGAAGTAACCATCAGCAGCAGGTGAAAATGCCAGGCTTCTCAAAGTTTTATTTGTTCGCTTCTACTACTGCAGGTTGTTTATTAAgcagtatcattttttaaattatctaAGATTTAGCCATTTGCTCTCATCATTGCCTTGGAATTCTATTTTTCTGACCTACAGCTACAAGGCAATCAaacttcctttttattttttaaaaaattgactatTGGATTTGTCCATCCATTTAAGTCATCAATATTAGTATATCTCAAAGATGTTAAGTGATATGTAAGTCCGGTTAGGGAACTTGGCGTTGAGTATTTTTGTGTTGTTAAAAATTCTGAAGTGACTCTGCTGAAGTTCCTCTTTCAAAAGTTATTTACTTACATCTCAACGTACATGATTTGAATGTTGATGAAGGGTTTCATTGCTTCAAAAGAACTACAACATAAGAAAGAACAACTTAGAGCCTCCTTGCCGATACTTGCTGCCAGAATTAGTAAATGTGGAACAGAAACTAATTGattcttttgtttcctttttttttttgtcttataTGTTCATTTTGTGACAGTAAGAAGGTTCATAAAAAAAATGCATCTTGTTCTACTTTGTCTCTTATAGAAACTTGCAAAACATTATGGTCTTGCATATAAATTGCTCAGAGAATggttttaaaatttaatgtttttTGAGATTAGTTATTGAGATGTAAAAGAGTTTCCTGTAACCAGTGTTGTTAAAAACCATCACATTGATTTGAAGCAAAGGGTTGTTGTTTCATGGGTGAACCCATGTGTTTCAGAGAAATGTTCAGTTCAAATAATGACTTGCAACGTGATCCAAATGAGAAGAGATTGATTCTTTGAGTCTCAACTTTGAGAATTACACTCAAAAGAAGGTGCAAGTAACACATAGAGGACAAAAAGTGGAAGGTTGCTGTAGACGGTTTGGTTGTGTTTTATAGAGATATCTGGATGCAATGACCCGTAGGTCTTGAACCATGATGGTGTTAAAAGGGAACGTAGTAGACTTAAAACCACATGGGAAAAGTTATATCAGAAGATTTATAATCTTTTAGAACAGGTAGAATTAGCGGAATATAGATACAATAGAAGAGAAGGATACATATTGTCTATACCAACTAGTTGAGATTATGGTTTAGTCTTATACTCTTGTTGGTGAGCACATATTAGTCTAATATTTTGCTAGGAGTCTTTTTGATCTTGGTACGGCATTTGTATAGTCAATAGAAAAGTAGAGAATGTGTAGTTCTAGAGAAGCTAATTCTTGAATCTTAGAATGAGAAGTATCTAAATAAGGTGAAGTGGAGAGTGAGAATTCATGTACCGACCCTATTAGTCCGGCATTGAAATTAGTTGTTGTACTGTGGCATTTGGTAGAATAACTTTCCTGTTAAAGTCAAGTACTTTACCCTTGTGAGCCTGATAATCGTAGAGCTAAAAAGTTCAGTAGATTCAAAATGAGTTATCTCCATCTTGgggaaatatatatatgtgtgtgtgtctcTGTGTGCTTTGTGTGTGTGTggatggagagagagagaggttgAATTTTATGTCttaaagaaattcttgagtttgtgGCCCATCAATTTCAGTGGGCCAAGGCCACACACTCCCCAAGTGTCAAAAGTCTGAACTGTAGCACTGGTCCATTGGCAAGAATCTTATTTTTCCATCTATGCATTAGTTTTCTTTGTGAACTTCCATTCTTAAGATTAACAAGCTCAGTGTCTAATGATTAGAAGGGATATGTAATAAGTAAAGTTTAGAAGGGCTGTAATGTTAATGGCACGCATTATTGATCATTTTACTTGCAGTATTTTAAGGGGCTTAAAACATCTCAAATCTTGAGCTGCTACATCTCTGTGAAGGGTTATGTTAAAATTAGGTTGGCCCTTCTTTCCCCATTCCGTCATACTCCACAGTATTTTGCTTTCATATTTTGAGCTTCCACATTTTTATATGTATTCAACTATTCTCTAGTTTATTGTCACCTTGTAGCTTGTGCGACTTGCAATTACTAGAAGTGCCCAGGCTAACTTTTCTAACACCCATGAAAAGCAACTGATGTGTATAAGCAGATGACAGGATCACTATTGTAAATGAATCCATCTGAAATTTTCCATGTTTGTAGGTAGGTAAATACATTCTTGTAAGTGCTTAATAGTTTATCTGTATCTTGAGAACACTTTGATTTGTAATTATGGATATCTTTTGCTGATGTTGAAATTTTTTCGTTAGGTTGACGAGTTGCAGAACACAATAGAGGAAGAACAGAGAAGCTTGGTGGAAGAGTCGAGGAATGCAGTTGATGATCATAATAAGAGTGGGGTGGAGGATGCTACTGGGGTTCCTGAAGCAATGGCTGTGGATTAGCCAGTGAGTGCACCCAGATTCCTTAATTATAAGTGTACTCTTTATGCATCATCCAACTGTAGCATCTGTCACTGAAGATGGTTGATTTTGTTGAATTTACTTTTTTCCATTTATAAGCATGTAAAGAGTATTTACCTAATGCCATTGGCGAGCTGAAATACTCCTACAAAAATTAGCAATAGACAGTACCTAATATTGGAAGTAAagtcttttaaattttgtagcTTTTGTATGATTCATAACTTACTTCATATTAGGGGAATTTACATCTCACAATTCTTACGAAGTGCAGTGCTAGTACTCCCTAATGATGCTGGTGCTGAAGAGGTATTTGCTTCTTCGTGGCAGTTTCTTTTAGGTTAtgctttgttttctttttaatagTTCAACAAAGTTTAACCTTTCAAGATTGGTCAGAGTCGAGTAGACAACTGTGGGCAATCTGAGTTCTATCCACAGAAGTATAGGATAAGTTGGCTTCATTTTGATTTGGCGCTGTCGCCAGGTCACAGCCCTGTCCTGAAGTAGGGATAAAATTCACTATTTTACAATGATGTTGAAGGCATAATCCAGCAGGCTGCACCAATCATGTTTGGTAGGGTCGAGGGGATGTGAAACTTTTCTTAGAATTGAGCATGAGAAATAGCACATCACATTATGCTGCACATGTAGCTTTTTGTTTTATCTTCTGGCATCTTAGACTTACCTTTACCCTGCATGCACCACATACCGTTTGGTAGGGTGTATAGGAATAGTGTTGAATAGGGTGTGTTAGTAATGCTGGTATTAGTTATGTtgaaatttatttcttatgcCTTGTTTCATTTGGTGTATCAAAAATAGCATGTATTGCATAGTTTCTAAAAAGATTATGTATTTACAAAAGTACCCTCCATAAGTACGCTGAAAAGGATGTGGAAAAGGTTTTGACTTTTGAGGGACGATTGTGTCTTTAACcattctaatgcatgcattaaaaaCCCTTGCATTGCTAACATTGTAGTTCGTCATGCATTAGTTACACATAGCATAATACCAAATAGAGTCAAGTGTACCAAataaggtattagtaatacacaaagCTAATGTgtgcattattttttctaatgcTTCCTACCAAACAACCCCGGGAGTGTTGATATCTTACAGATTATCGATACAGAACACTTATTGTCTTTCTATATCTCAGTTTAATTAGTTCAATCTCATTTATGTAGTTGGCATACTAAGGGACAAGCCTTTGTCAGATGACAGATATCTCCTACCAACTGTTGTATTTAGTCCTTAGCAACCTTTGGTTTGGAAAAGAATTTCCAAGCACCTGGCTTTTTCGAGGCATACCGTAacctcccctcccccccccccccccccccccccaaagggcattcattttcttatttttattttgacaatGTAATTTGTTTTCATTATGCTATTTAATTATGGGGCTTGGATTAGTTTTCTGGTTGTAGAGATGTCGAATATGACACTCTTTTTATTGTACCATCTTGAGTTTGACATGCACAAAATTGGTGTTGCTAGAATAGAAGATGGAGTAAATACTGCTGGAAAACATAAACCATGGCATCTcaatttctttgttattgatgggCCATTCTGTTTTCTTTTTGGGGTCATTTGTACTTCTGTCATATTTTGTGTTAGTTTTTAATTTTACCCCTTGGTGCAAATAACTTTTTTGCCGGATATGTTATAACTAGATGGCGAAGTCCGTGCTAGCGCGGGCCCAATAATAATGATGTAGCTATTATTTGTATCAGACAAATATATATCATGATCGCTTGAGAAAATCCATCAGGTGAGTTTTAGTAAGTTCCTCTTAGTTAGCACGAGAGCATGACCCCAATCCAATGAGATCTGCCATTTGCCAGTACCATATGAATTGACAACTACACtcaggaaaaaaagaaaattctaaacAATAATATTTGCCAAAATCAAGTTGCCTACACTTAGAACTTCCCCAAAGCCACAAAGATCCATCATCTGGTATGGCGGCAGAAATAACATGTGATGCAAGTGCGGCTTGAGCTCTCACTTTATTTAATTCTTGTACTCTTTTTGATGACTGACCTGAATAATTGGCACACAATTATAGTATAACTTAAGACACTCATGCACAATTTCAAAAGTGAAGTGAAAAATACCAGCGAAATAAACATCTACCCATAGTAACAATTTTCAAAGTGCCTATCAGAAAATACTGTTCAATTTACATCCTACTGCTTGTTGCCTGATAAAATAAACTCTTTATGGATCCAAAAGGTACAACAAGAAACTATAGTTCAAATATAGGATTCAAATGGTTCTAAATGAAGGGTGGTTTGCAGATGTGGAACATGACATCACGTATACATCTTTGACAACAAAACTGAAATTATTGAACAATTCTTACCTCTTGCGAGTTCAAGAGTACAACGAAGTAGTTGCTTATTGATTATATCTGTAAAAGTAtcaataacaccaataaatttCAAAAGCGAACATAAAACAAGTTGCAACTTAGATTCTATAATCCATATTGGTTGAACTTACAATTACACAATAATCAAAACTACATGACCCGTGAAGTAAAGTTCATCAAGAGAAAATGTATCAAGTATTTCACGAGTGAAAAATACATTGTCTGTCATCcagaattatttattatttaacaaGGAGTGCTTGAATACCAATTATTGTAGCAAGAAATCCTCTAATCTTCAACTCATAATATTCTTTtgttatcaaaacaaaaatcgTGTTATGTTCCTTATGTGCTCTATTCTATCATTTAATCTCCAATAGCCGGCAGTACATTTTTTAAAGAAGATTTCGATAATACATATAAACTTTTTCATTTAATAAAACGCAGAAGAACCTGAATTTCGAACACCAGTTTCATCTTATCTGGCAAAAGTTGAATCTGCTTCTGTCGCAACAGCTTTTGCTAGGTTGACTTTACTGTTCCAGGTGGGCCATATAACCAAAAGCTTTCCATGGTTGACGTTTGCCTAGTAAGAAAGTATATAGAGAAACAAGAATGTTAACTCAAAGAGCTATGAATGAAAAAGACTTCTACGAAATATTTTCATATCATCAGGAATTTCTCACTTGTACGactcttttcattattttacctttttcaagTCATGCCACTTAacataagaaaggaaaacaaagaaaatgCTTAAAGGCCCCGAATTTCACTTTTCAATTTGTTAGGAAACTCTTAGCATATAATAAACCATAGAAAAATAGCAGGGAGTATAAGGAGAAAGATATGAGTTACCTTTTCGTTTTTCTGTTTGTGTATAGGTTTTTGAGGTATTTTTGCAAGGTGGATGGAGGGACGAATCACTCCTACTGCTTACTATAAACATCACTTTCAGGGAGTGAAATGGCCTGCAGATAAAACAGTAGTATTAGCtgtgataataaataaatgaaaacaatATTTGGTGGATTATTTGATATAATTCAAGGATGAACGAAAAACGCTCTTACATGATGTGATATTGTTTGAAGAGAGACAATATGCATGAAGTAAAAGTCGcatagcaaaaataaaaaatagaaccaaCCTCTTTAATGGAGAAACATTGGAAAGTTGACTATTTTCAACAGGATACCGGATTACTTTGTCCATCGGTGCTTGGGaatatggaaagaaatcacctagcgTAAACACTCCAAACACCACCGAGTAGTTGACAGACTTCCCTTCGAGTCCTATATATCGATGCCTAACCTGCTATTACCATGGTCCCATAACTTCATAAGCATCTCATCCTAAAGATCGATATCTACACCATCCTACTGAACGATGaaaaatacattcaaacaaaaactttaacattgatttttttttataaggaaTTGATAAATTCCGATGCACTATCCATTTTAGTGAAGTATGAATAACCAACCACAACATATTGTAAAACAGAACAAAATAGAAGTGCT
Coding sequences within:
- the LOC124890248 gene encoding THO complex subunit 7A-like isoform X1 is translated as MLAKGRKVAGRAEMMAANYAFGPLEDDIIIKHRLLTRTTTTRGEPPLKKLQKKFTAFALEVEKEADNYGDCERLAKAFLQELNTFEIPLLKSKAVIDANVREKENFNDLKDEINGQILQAQAEIEDLKRQLEESKKERQHKEECESIRKLVAMQPPRSETQKVITELEKEIAMLGTENTASSRTLELRKKQFALLLHVYFKGLKTSQILSCYISVKGYVKISLCDLQLLEVPRLTFLTPMKSN
- the LOC124890248 gene encoding THO complex subunit 7A-like isoform X2 → MLAKGRKVAGRAEMMAANYAFGPLEDDIIIKHRLLTRTTTTRGEPPLKKLQKKFTAFALEVEKEADNYGDCERLAKAFLQELNTFEIPLLKSKAVIDANVREKENFNDLKDEINGQILQAQAEIEDLKRQLEESKKERQHKEECESIRKLVAMQPPRSETQKVITELEKEIAMLGTENTASSRTLELRKKQFALLLHVVDELQNTIEEEQRSLVEESRNAVDDHNKSGVEDATGVPEAMAVD
- the LOC124890248 gene encoding THO complex subunit 7A-like isoform X3, with the translated sequence MLAKGRKVAGRAEMMAANYAFGPLEDDIIIKHRLLTRTTTTRGEPPLKKLQKKFTAFALEVEKEADNYGDCERLAKAFLQELNTFEIPLLKSKAVIDANVREKENFNDLKDEINGQILQAQAEIEDLKRQLEESKKERQHKEECESIRKLVAMQPPRSETQKVITELEKEIAMLGTENTASSRTLELRKKQFALLLHVLVRLAITRSAQANFSNTHEKQLMCISR